In Bacillus rossius redtenbacheri isolate Brsri chromosome 9 unlocalized genomic scaffold, Brsri_v3 Brsri_v3_scf9_2, whole genome shotgun sequence, one DNA window encodes the following:
- the LOC134542888 gene encoding putative uncharacterized protein DDB_G0271606, with product MHETLLLLLTTALLGRTSSGNEAIPTNVTERIVKFRDTALCGKILNANIDCALQKTNEQPITEQTTASQLDEQQETTTSLCVNPENHTELCGNSEATSQNEVKDESSSTEAVASTTSVNDLQAEETFHTFSVALPPSEIIINVEKTARRASKPKINQALFSLNAAQRLAAIRAPPPTNKFPSTQFEVMKSIEIPFDSSQFQINNAAEGLPVPAHSDQVPVIYKRARLEPMENILQRRDCNEANGQNQRRHISGSSTWVNSNAKQCKLTDEENNKLSSQNQLPDYFDFNSRTLIGNNMVRQMNEKSIFGVKEPRLAEIPDEELKENHSEPYVNIEENSFSKSPTTSTVTEDIYNTLTSPKPPTRTHRRRNKNDIYNPSNTRNFYRSRFRKNQGNMESNTRDDIEYGQSIGSSTTTEVNTRSRPKEGQSRFRKPNIDFGTRNQSSPQVSSTVRTYPGRSQRRRTRTTTEMSPRSHSTTPSNKHAEEELSISPTRPSHVKTSQEANTESHDFQPQHQTLPPRTQLQNHHESSTQSTTPRPRGTRKYTEHEIFQTELPVSVHSTIQTSRKLNRNPELQSENQQRPYQQQVQAQHQQQKQQGQHQKQHRTRQQQWQHQELQQLEHRQNKQEKQRQQQEQQTENQQQQHQKQQQPEQQEWQLWQQQRQQLEQPEHQQQQKQQSWEQQWQQQERQRYHQQWIQPLSSKLRSGEHTLDVFTEVQAPEFGTHRDVFTNTQTKPGRTNRGQTQYHESLSNDQFLRVFHPTAGSTSFTHHGSIPTVDQRGQTQNILLVSYHHDTTAPPALVKPVYQRHGPSFFF from the coding sequence aTGCACGAGACACTACTACTTCTCCTGACCACGGCACTCTTAGGCCGCACATCATCTGGCAATGAGGCCATACCCACCAACGTAACTGAAAGAATCGTCAAGTTTAGAGACACTGCTCTTTGTGGCAAAATACTAAATGCCAACATTGACTGCGCTCTTCAAAAAACTAATGAGCAACCAATCACCGAACAAACAACTGCTTCTCAGCTGGACGAACAACAAGAAACCACAACTTCACTCTGCGTCAATCCCGAAAATCACACAGAACTCTGTGGAAATTCGGAAGCCACCTCGCAGAACGAAGTGAAAGATGAAAGCAGTTCCACCGAAGCTGTGGCGTCGACCACGAGTGTCAATGATTTGCAGGCAGAGGAAACCTTCCATACGTTCTCCGTAGCTTTGCCACCTTCCGAGATCATTATAAATGTGGAAAAAACTGCCAGGAGGGCATCCAAACCAAAAATAAACCAAGCCTTATTCTCCTTGAACGCTGCTCAAAGACTCGCGGCCATACGCGCACCACCGCCGACAAATAAATTCCCTTCAACCCAATTCGAAGTGATGAAGTCGATCGAAATTCCATTCGACAGCTCTCAGTTTCAAATAAACAACGCTGCAGAAGGCCTGCCAGTGCCTGCCCATAGTGACCAGGTACCTGTGATCTACAAACGCGCGAGACTGGAACCTATGGAAAACATACTCCAGCGCCGAGACTGCAATGAGGCCAACGGGCAGAACCAAAGACGACACATAAGTGGCAGTTCAACATGGGTGAATTCAAATGCTAAGCAGTGCAAATTAACAGacgaagaaaataataaattatcatcacaaAATCAACTCCCAGACTACTTCGATTTCAACAGCAGAACGTTAATCGGGAATAATATGGTACGGCAGATGaatgaaaaaagtatatttgGTGTAAAAGAACCACGGTTAGCAGAGATTCCAGATGAGGAATTGAAAGAAAATCACTCTGAGCCTTATGTCAACATCGAAGAAAATTCATTCTCAAAATCACCCACAACTTCCACAGTCACTGAAGACATCTACAACACTTTAACTTCACCAAAGCCTCCAACAAGGACGCACAGGAGACGAAACAAAAATGACATTTACAATCCCAGTAATACAAGAAATTTTTACAGGAGCAGATTCAGAAAAAATCAAGGAAACATGGAAAGCAATACCAGAGATGATATAGAGTATGGCCAGAGCATTGGCAGTTCGACTACAACAGAGGTCAACACTAGGTCTAGACCGAAGGAGGGTCAAAGTAGATTTCGCAAACCTAATATTGATTTTGGTACCAGAAATCAAAGTTCGCCGCAGGTGTCTTCGACAGTTAGAACATACCCTGGGCGCTCCCAAAGGAGAAGAACCAGAACTACAACTGAGATGTCGCCAAGAAGTCACTCTACGACACCAAGCAATAAACATGCTGAAGAGGAACTCTCGATCTCACCGACACGACCAAGCCACGTTAAAACCTCACAAGAAGCAAATACAGAATCTCACGACTTCCAGCCACAACACCAAACATTACCACCGAGAACACAATTGCAAAACCACCACGAGTCATCAACACAGTCAACTACTCCGAGACCTCGTGGCACTAGGAAATACACCGAACATGAAATTTTCCAAACAGAGCTTCCTGTAAGTGTGCATAGTACTATACAAACGTCAAGAAAACTCAACAGAAATCCAGAGTTACAGTCAGAAAACCAGCAGCGACCTTATCAACAACAGGTACAAGCTCAACATCAACAGCAAAAGCAGCAAGGGCAGCACCAAAAACAACACAGGACAAGGCAGCAACAATGGCAACATCAAGAACTACAGCAGCTTGAGCATCGACAGAATAAACAAGAAAAGCAACGACAGCAGCAAGAGCAACAGACAGAGAATCAACAGCAGCAGCACCAAAAACAACAACAGCCAGAGCAGCAAGAATGGCAACTTTGGCAGCAACAACGACAGCAGCTAGAACAACCTGAGCATCAACAGCAGCAAAAACAGCAATCATGGGAGCAACAATGGCAGCAGCAAGAACGGCAACGGTATCACCAACAATGGATTCAACCACTTAGTTCCAAACTTCGAAGTGGAGAGCACACACTCGATGTTTTCACTGAAGTACAGGCTCCCGAATTCGGCACCCATCGTGATGTATTCACAAATACACAAACTAAACCCGGCAGGACCAATCGTGGGCAAACACAATACCACGAATCACTCAGCAATGACCAGTTTCTCCGTGTGTTCCATCCTACAGCAGGTTCTACGAGCTTCACCCATCATGGCAGTATCCCCACAGTGGATCAGAGGGGGCAGACCCAGAATATTCTGCTCGTCAGCTACCACCATGAtacaactgcaccaccagcattagtAAAGCCAGTGTACCAGAGGCATGGACCCAGTTTCTTCTTCTAA